One genomic region from Argentina anserina chromosome 2, drPotAnse1.1, whole genome shotgun sequence encodes:
- the LOC126784961 gene encoding uncharacterized protein LOC126784961 isoform X2, with protein MASACCRLISTTFSATVTANSSSFPPKPNPPISNYHRLPNLTRRDLSLLSFIALVPPLSRPDPAFGFGISGPKDWLREQKKKASRFLLAPIDASRESLLAAHRLLNDTNQEIEEVQRLFRSAARDCVVEDRSSFVAFQANTGVEVCTFRLVVKNAASLLRDKDPVKLEAESVLNDLIRSFSSLNVLVNESDVRLASERKKVADSLMDTISSLDKFEQGIKDCLEA; from the exons ATGGCTTCAGCTTGTTGCCGCCTTATCTCAACAACCTTCTCAGCCACTGTAACCGCCAATTCCTCCTCCTTCCCTCCAAAACCAAATCCCCCAATTTCAAATTACCACCGACTCCCTAACCTCACTCGCAGAgacctctctctcctctccttcaTCGCTCTCGTCCCTCCCCTCTCTCGACCCGACCCAGCCTTCGGATTCGGCATTT CAGGACCTAAGGATTGGCTCCGGgagcagaagaagaaggccTCCAGGTTCCTCTTGGCCCCGATCGATGCTTCTAGAGAGAGCCTCCTCGCCGCTCATCGCTTACTCA ACGATACGAATCAGGAGATTGAGGAGGTTCAGAGACTGTTCAGATCTGCCGCCAGGGACTGCGTCGTGGAAGACCGGAGTTCATTCGTGGCGTTTCAAGCCAATACCGGTGTTGAG GTTTGCACATTCCGTCTAGTTGTAAAAAATGCAGCATCATTGCTCCGTGATAAGGATCCTGTAAAATTGGAAGCAGAATCTGTGCTCAACGATCTAATAAG GTCATTCAGTTCTCTTAATGTATTGGTAAATGAGAGTGATGTTCGACTTGCCTCTGAAAG AAAGAAGGTAGCAGATTCACTCATGGATACCATATCATCCCTTGACAAATTTGAGCAGGGAATCAAGGACTGCCTTGAAGCATGA
- the LOC126784961 gene encoding uncharacterized protein LOC126784961 isoform X1: protein MASACCRLISTTFSATVTANSSSFPPKPNPPISNYHRLPNLTRRDLSLLSFIALVPPLSRPDPAFGFGISGPKDWLREQKKKASRFLLAPIDASRESLLAAHRLLIDDTNQEIEEVQRLFRSAARDCVVEDRSSFVAFQANTGVEVCTFRLVVKNAASLLRDKDPVKLEAESVLNDLIRSFSSLNVLVNESDVRLASERKKVADSLMDTISSLDKFEQGIKDCLEA, encoded by the exons ATGGCTTCAGCTTGTTGCCGCCTTATCTCAACAACCTTCTCAGCCACTGTAACCGCCAATTCCTCCTCCTTCCCTCCAAAACCAAATCCCCCAATTTCAAATTACCACCGACTCCCTAACCTCACTCGCAGAgacctctctctcctctccttcaTCGCTCTCGTCCCTCCCCTCTCTCGACCCGACCCAGCCTTCGGATTCGGCATTT CAGGACCTAAGGATTGGCTCCGGgagcagaagaagaaggccTCCAGGTTCCTCTTGGCCCCGATCGATGCTTCTAGAGAGAGCCTCCTCGCCGCTCATCGCTTACTCA TAGACGATACGAATCAGGAGATTGAGGAGGTTCAGAGACTGTTCAGATCTGCCGCCAGGGACTGCGTCGTGGAAGACCGGAGTTCATTCGTGGCGTTTCAAGCCAATACCGGTGTTGAG GTTTGCACATTCCGTCTAGTTGTAAAAAATGCAGCATCATTGCTCCGTGATAAGGATCCTGTAAAATTGGAAGCAGAATCTGTGCTCAACGATCTAATAAG GTCATTCAGTTCTCTTAATGTATTGGTAAATGAGAGTGATGTTCGACTTGCCTCTGAAAG AAAGAAGGTAGCAGATTCACTCATGGATACCATATCATCCCTTGACAAATTTGAGCAGGGAATCAAGGACTGCCTTGAAGCATGA
- the LOC126784967 gene encoding uncharacterized protein LOC126784967, with product MPYLPHSFQVISKFPCKLKAFPCNLKTMSSQESGSPEFPTWPEYKLPELLSAESIRQVHATIESEWDPLQRSACQTAAGRALWKHVVNDPLADILAGETYLNSLHEKIKKDCINKAREISGVILAVRTLWFDSKLEAALHSFDNREAQVVLLGAGMDARAYRLSCLKESNVFEVDFPDVLQIKATLLQAAMDSTNDPRYLMMTAKSIIRVEADIRSNDWLEKLQISGFMPEKNTVWVLEGILYYLTHSEATEVLKIIADKCSITQTVLLADFMNKPSTSLSNSIFQFYSDWPDHLLPSLGFSHVKLSQIGDPDAHFGLLHHPLNLFNRLRSLPRSVQTHPDDGTPCCRLYLVEASGSPKHTIS from the exons ATGCCATATCTTCCTCATTCGTTTCAGGTCATTTCGAAGTTCCCCTGTAAACTAAAGGCATTTCCTTGCAATCTAAAGACTATGTCAAGCCAAGAAAGTGGCTCACCTGAATTCCCAACGTGGCCAGAGTACAAACTTCCGGAGTTGTTATCTGCAGAAAGCATTCGACAAGTCCATGCAACGATAGAAAGCGAATGGGATCCTCTTCAACGGTCTGCTTGCCAAACTGCAGCTGGAAGAGCCTTGTGGAAGCATGTAGTCAATGACCCGCTGGCAGACATACTAGCAGGAGAGACGTACCTAAACTCTCTCCATGAGAAGATAAAGAAAGACTGCATCAACAAGGCACGAGAGATCTCTGGGGTAATTCTTGCAGTTCGAACACTCTGGTTTGATTCAAAACTTGAAGCAGCACTCCATTCCTTTGACAACAGAGAAGCACAAGTAGTTCTCCTTGGTGCAG GAATGGATGCAAGGGCTTACCGATTGAGTTGCTTGAAGGAAAGTAATGTGTTTGAAGTAGATTTTCCTGACGTCTTGCAAATCAAAGCCACCCTTCTGCAAGCAGCAATGGATTCTACAAATGATCCCCGGTATCTAATGATGACAGCAAAATCCATAATCAGAGTGGAGGCTGACATCAGAAGCAATGACTGGCTCGAAAAACTTCAAATATCAGGATTTATGCCAGAGAAGAACACAGTGTGGGTTCTGGAAGGTATCCTCTACTACCTAACCCACTCTGAAGCCACGGAAGTATTAAAAATCATAGCAGATAAGTGCTCTATCACTCAAACAGTGCTGTTGGCAGATTTCATGAACAAGCCATCAACAAGTCTTTCCAACTCCATCTTTCAGTTCTACAGTGATTGGCCCGATCATCTCCTCCCATCTCTTGGATTTTCTCATGTTAAACTATCACAAATTGGTGATCCAGATGCTCATTTTGGGCTCCTGCATCATCCCTTAAATCTGTTCAACAGACTCCGCAGCTTGCCTAGATCAGTACAAACACACCCAGATGATGGAACACCATGTTGTCGCTTGTATTTGGTTGAGGCTTCTGGTTCACCAAAGCATACTATTTCATAA
- the LOC126785276 gene encoding DUF21 domain-containing protein At1g47330: protein MASDVTCCGTKFWLYLVVIVGLVCFAGMMAGLTLGLMSLGLVDLEVLMKSGRPQDRLHAAKIYPVVKNQHLLLCTLLIGNALAMEALPVFLDSLVPPWAAVLVSVTLILMFGEIMPQAVCTRYGLTVGATMAPFVHVLLIIFLPISYPISKVLDYMLGKGHTALLRRAELKTFVDFHGNEAGKGGDLTHDETTIIAGALQLTEKTAKDAMTPISNAFSLDLDAPLTLETLNAIMAMGHSRVPVYAGDPRNIIGLVLVKNLLMIDKDEEVTLRKMMIRKIPRVSEDMPLYDILNEFQKGHSHIAVVYKDIIETLKNGEEGETLDTSVKEDEKLGGHTAETKSLGPKLESDNAQIYFDHRDVGQKSKKSPPATPAFKKRHRGCSFCILDIENGPIPVFPPSQKVVGVITMEDVIEELLQEEILDETDEYVNIHNRIKVNMHASQENASSQPSLEGSSVTDTSAPISSSTADLGSTQYQDSDKAAADLIPTGSNTSVSQTSEADTSRDR, encoded by the exons ATGGCGTCGGACGTGACGTGTTGCGGGACGAAGTTCTGGTTGTATCTGGTGGTGATCGTCGGCCTGGTTTGCTTCGCCGGAATGATGGCCGGGCTCACTCTGGGCCTCATGTCCTTGGGACTCGTCGACCTCGAGGTCCTCATGAAGTCCGGCCGCCCTCAGGATCGCTTACACGCCG CTAAAATCTATCCGGTGGTGAAGAATCAGCATCTGCTACTTTGTACACTCTTAATCGGCAACGCGTTAGCGATGGAG GCTCTTCCGGTCTTCTTGGACAGTCTTGTGCCTCCTTGGGCGGCCGTTCTTGTATCGGTTACTCTCATTCTCATGTTTGGAGAG ATAATGCCGCAAGCTGTGTGTACTCGCTATGGTTTGACGGTTGGGGCAACGATGGCACCATTCGTTCATGTTCTTCTAATTATCTTCCTTCCTATTTCGTATCCAATCAGTAAG GTTCTGGATTACATGTTAGGCAAGGGACATACTGCCCTCCTAAGAAGAGCTGAGCTGAAGacttttgtggattttcatgGAAACGAG GCGGGAAAAGGTGGGGATCTCACACATGATGAGACTACTATCATTGCTGGGGCACTTCAATTGACTGAAAAGACTGCAAAAGATGCCATGACTCCCATATCAAATGCATTTTCCCTTGATCTGGATGCGCCTCTTACTTT GGAAACACTGAATGCGATAATGGCAATGGGTCATAGTAGAGTTCCAGTTTATGCTGGGGATCCCCGAAATATAATTGGACTTGTTCTG GTTAAAAATCTCTTGATGATTGATAAAGACGAAGAAGTTACTTTGAGGAAAATGATGATAAGAAAAATTCCTCG GGTTTCAGAAGACATGCCGCTATATGATATTCTCAATGAATTTCAGAAGGGTCACAGTCATATTGCTGTTGTCTATAAGGACATAATTGAAACACTAAAGAATGGCGAAGAGGGTGAAACACTAGATACATCAGTAAAGGAAG atgagaaattgggcggcCACACAGCTGAGACTAAGAGTTTGGGGCCAAAATTGGAATCAGACAATGCTCAAATATATTTTGACCATCGTGATGTGGGACAAAAATCTAAGAAGAGCCCGCCAGCTACTCCTGCTTTTAAAAAGCGGCACAGAGGGTGTTCATTTTGCATTCTGGACATTGAGAATGGTCCCATCCCAGTATTCCCACCCAGCCAAAAGGTTGTCGGAGTAATTACTATGGAGGATGTCATTGAAGAACTTCTTCAG GAAGAGATTCTGGATGAAACAGATGAGTATGTTAATATCCATAACAG GATTAAGGTCAATATGCATGCATCTCAGGAAAATGCTTCTTCACAGCCTTCCTTAGAAGGGTCTTCTGTCACTGACACCTCAGCACCAATATCATCATCGACTGCGGATTTAGGTTCCACTCAATATCAAGACTCTGATAAGGCTGCTGCAGATCTGATACCAACAGGCTCAAACACCAGTGTGTCTCAAACTTCTGAAGCTGACACATCAAGGGATCGTTAA
- the LOC126782491 gene encoding probable methyltransferase PMT28 isoform X1, producing MAVAPARSGRQGKRPYWGFCIKMAAVAILGLCFIFVWTMFSSPSNSATTRIESFDNIEQPPGSSSKRVSSSGVKKVNGSVALGRHEHKSEEREKKKDVANAKNERVKKKKLPEKELSKEKEEKEGDEEEEAEVVDGKEEGLNGEGDQGNENVEGEGDLVEGLDQEAEEKLEDDDGESEIKGKKSVKVKGPVFDPKASYHWKSCSTRSKHNYIPCIDMEAGSGRVQQYRHTERSCPRSQPMCLVPLPPDGYDPPVHWPESKEKILYKNVEHPKLAAFIKEHSWVMESGEYLTFPQNQSEIKGGVLHYLESIEEMVPDLEWGKNIRVVLDIGCTDSAFGASLLDKDVLTLSLGLKDDLVDLAQVSLERGFPTVVSPFGNRRLAFPSGVFDVIHCGGCTVPWHSNGGKHLLELNRILRPGGYFILSTKHDSFEAEEAMNTLMVSICWNILAHKTDEISDVGVRIYKKPESNDLYTMRRKKHWIPLCKENENPDAAWYVPVKICLHSIPSSIEERGSEWPEEWPNRLEKYPDWLKDKDKLIADTKHWKDIVDKSYLIGLGIDWSSIRNVMDMKAIYGGFAAALLQQKVWVMNVVPVHAPDTLPIIFERGLVGTYHDWCESFGTYPRSYDLLHADHLFSRLKNRCKQPASIVVEMDRILRPGGWAIVRDKVEILDPLESILKSLQWDIRMTYAQEKEGILCAQKTTWRP from the exons atggCGGTTGCTCCAGCTCGGTCTGGGCGCCAAGGGAAGCGCCCGTATTGGGGTTTCTGTATAAAAATGGCAGCCGTGGCTATTCTGGGGCTCTGCTTTATATTTGTGTGGACTATGTTTTCCTCTCCTTCGAATTCAGCTACTACTCGAATAGAGAGCTTTGACAATATAGAGCAGCCTCCTGGATCAAGCAGCAAAAGGGTCAGCAGTTCTGGGGTGAAGAAGGTAAATGGGTCTGTTGCTTTGGGTCGTCATGAGCATAAATCTGAGGagagggagaagaagaaagacgTAGCGAATGCGAAGAATGAGagagtgaagaagaagaagttacCAGAGAAAGAATTGAGTAAGGAGAAGGAAGAGAAGGAAGGagatgaggaggaagaggcAGAAGTGGTGGATGGAAAGGAAGAAGGTTTAAATGGTGAAGGTGATCAAGGAAATGAGAATGTAGAAGGAGAGGGTGATTTGGTTGAGGGGTTGGATCAGGAAGCTGAGGAGAAGTTggaggatgatgatggtgaGTCAGAGATTAAGGGAAAGAAGAGCGTGAAGGTCAAGGGTCCGGTGTTTGATCCGAAAGCGAGTTATCACTGGAAATCATGCAGTACAAGGAGCAAGCACAATTACATTCCTTGTATTGATATGGAAGCTGGCTCTGGAAGGGTGCAGCAGTATAGACACACAGAGAGGAGTTGTCCCCGATCGCAGCCAATGTGTCTTGTGCCTCTTCCCCCTGATGGATATGACCCTCCGGTGCATTGGCCCGAGAGTAAAGAGAAG ATATTGTACAAGAATGTTGAGCACCCTAAGCTTGCTGCATTCATCAAGGAACATTCTTGGGTGATGGAGTCCGGAGAATATCTTACTTTTCCTCAAAACCAGTCTGAGATTAAGGGTGGGGTTCTTCATTATCTTGAGTCCATTGAAGAG ATGGTACCAGATCTCGAATGGGGAAAGAATATTCGTGTAGTGCTGGATATCGGATGTACAGATTCTGCTTTTGGGGCTTCTCTCCTTGATAAAGACGTATTAACATTATCATTGGGGTTGAAAGACGACCTAGTTGACTTAGCTCAAGTGTCCCTTGAGCGCGGATTTCCTACTGTAGTTAGCCCATTTGGAAACAGAAGGCTTGCTTTCCctagtggtgtttttgatgTTATTCACTGTGGCGGGTGCACTGTGCCTTGGCATTCCAATG GTGGTAAGCATCTCCTAGAGTTGAATAGGATTTTGAGGCCTGGGGGATACTTTATCTTGTCAACTAAACATGATAGTTTTGAAGCCGAAGAAG CCATGAATAcattgatggtatctatctgttgGAATATTTTGGCTCATAAAACTGATGAAATCAGTGATGTGGGTGTCAGAATATATAAGAAGCCGGAGTCAAATGATTTATATACAATGAGGAGGAAGAAACATTGGATACCTTTATGCAAGGAAAACGAGAATCCAGATGCTGCCTG GTATGTCCCCGTGAAGATTTGCTTGCACTCCATTCCATCTAGTATTGAAGAGCGTGGATCAGAGTGGCCGGAGGAATGGCCCAACAGGCTCGAAAAGTATCCAGACTGGCTGAAGGATAAAGATAAGTTGATTGCAGACACCAAGCACTGGAAAGATATTGTGGACAAGTCCTATCTTATTGGACTTGGTATTGACTGGTCAAGCATTCGAAATGTGATGGACATGAAAGCCATCTATGGAGG ATTTGCTGCAGCCCTGTTGCAACAGAAAGTTTGGGTGATGAATGTGGTCCCCGTCCATGCACCTGATACGCTTCCTATCATTTTTGAGCGTGGGCTTGTTGGAACCTACCATGACTGGTGTGAGTCTTTCGGTACTTATCCAAGATCATATGATCTTTTGCATGCTGATCATCTCTTTTCACGGCTCAAAAACAG GTGCAAGCAGCCTGCATCAATTGTTGTTGAGATGGACAGAATTTTACGGCCAGGAGGTTGGGCCATCGTACGTGACAAAGTCGAGATTCTGGATCCATTGGAGAGCATACTCAAGAGTTTGCAGTGGGATATAAGGATGACTTATGCTCAGGAAAAAGAAGGTATCCTCTGTGCACAGAAAACCACATGGCGCCCTTGA
- the LOC126782491 gene encoding probable methyltransferase PMT28 isoform X2, with the protein MAVAPARSGRQGKRPYWGFCIKMAAVAILGLCFIFVWTMFSSPSNSATTRIESFDNIEQPPGSSSKRVSSSGVKKVNGSVALGRHEHKSEEREKKKDVANAKNERVKKKKLPEKELSKEKEEKEGDEEEEAEVVDGKEEGLNGEGDQGNENVEGEGDLVEGLDQEAEEKLEDDDGESEIKGKKSVKVKGPVFDPKASYHWKSCSTRSKHNYIPCIDMEAGSGRVQQYRHTERSCPRSQPMCLVPLPPDGYDPPVHWPESKEKILYKNVEHPKLAAFIKEHSWVMESGEYLTFPQNQSEIKGGVLHYLESIEEMVPDLEWGKNIRVVLDIGCTDSAFGASLLDKDVLTLSLGLKDDLVDLAQVSLERGFPTVVSPFGNRRLAFPSGVFDVIHCGGCTVPWHSNGGKHLLELNRILRPGGYFILSTKHDSFEAEEAMNTLMVSICWNILAHKTDEISDVGVRIYKKPESNDLYTMRRKKHWIPLCKENENPDAAWYVPVKICLHSIPSSIEERGSEWPEEWPNRLEKYPDWLKDKDKLIADTKHWKDIVDKSYLIGLGIDWSSIRNVMDMKAIYGG; encoded by the exons atggCGGTTGCTCCAGCTCGGTCTGGGCGCCAAGGGAAGCGCCCGTATTGGGGTTTCTGTATAAAAATGGCAGCCGTGGCTATTCTGGGGCTCTGCTTTATATTTGTGTGGACTATGTTTTCCTCTCCTTCGAATTCAGCTACTACTCGAATAGAGAGCTTTGACAATATAGAGCAGCCTCCTGGATCAAGCAGCAAAAGGGTCAGCAGTTCTGGGGTGAAGAAGGTAAATGGGTCTGTTGCTTTGGGTCGTCATGAGCATAAATCTGAGGagagggagaagaagaaagacgTAGCGAATGCGAAGAATGAGagagtgaagaagaagaagttacCAGAGAAAGAATTGAGTAAGGAGAAGGAAGAGAAGGAAGGagatgaggaggaagaggcAGAAGTGGTGGATGGAAAGGAAGAAGGTTTAAATGGTGAAGGTGATCAAGGAAATGAGAATGTAGAAGGAGAGGGTGATTTGGTTGAGGGGTTGGATCAGGAAGCTGAGGAGAAGTTggaggatgatgatggtgaGTCAGAGATTAAGGGAAAGAAGAGCGTGAAGGTCAAGGGTCCGGTGTTTGATCCGAAAGCGAGTTATCACTGGAAATCATGCAGTACAAGGAGCAAGCACAATTACATTCCTTGTATTGATATGGAAGCTGGCTCTGGAAGGGTGCAGCAGTATAGACACACAGAGAGGAGTTGTCCCCGATCGCAGCCAATGTGTCTTGTGCCTCTTCCCCCTGATGGATATGACCCTCCGGTGCATTGGCCCGAGAGTAAAGAGAAG ATATTGTACAAGAATGTTGAGCACCCTAAGCTTGCTGCATTCATCAAGGAACATTCTTGGGTGATGGAGTCCGGAGAATATCTTACTTTTCCTCAAAACCAGTCTGAGATTAAGGGTGGGGTTCTTCATTATCTTGAGTCCATTGAAGAG ATGGTACCAGATCTCGAATGGGGAAAGAATATTCGTGTAGTGCTGGATATCGGATGTACAGATTCTGCTTTTGGGGCTTCTCTCCTTGATAAAGACGTATTAACATTATCATTGGGGTTGAAAGACGACCTAGTTGACTTAGCTCAAGTGTCCCTTGAGCGCGGATTTCCTACTGTAGTTAGCCCATTTGGAAACAGAAGGCTTGCTTTCCctagtggtgtttttgatgTTATTCACTGTGGCGGGTGCACTGTGCCTTGGCATTCCAATG GTGGTAAGCATCTCCTAGAGTTGAATAGGATTTTGAGGCCTGGGGGATACTTTATCTTGTCAACTAAACATGATAGTTTTGAAGCCGAAGAAG CCATGAATAcattgatggtatctatctgttgGAATATTTTGGCTCATAAAACTGATGAAATCAGTGATGTGGGTGTCAGAATATATAAGAAGCCGGAGTCAAATGATTTATATACAATGAGGAGGAAGAAACATTGGATACCTTTATGCAAGGAAAACGAGAATCCAGATGCTGCCTG GTATGTCCCCGTGAAGATTTGCTTGCACTCCATTCCATCTAGTATTGAAGAGCGTGGATCAGAGTGGCCGGAGGAATGGCCCAACAGGCTCGAAAAGTATCCAGACTGGCTGAAGGATAAAGATAAGTTGATTGCAGACACCAAGCACTGGAAAGATATTGTGGACAAGTCCTATCTTATTGGACTTGGTATTGACTGGTCAAGCATTCGAAATGTGATGGACATGAAAGCCATCTATGGAGGGTAG
- the LOC126782806 gene encoding S-adenosyl-L-methionine-dependent tRNA 4-demethylwyosine synthase: MSTTSSRARLALIALLSATTFYCFYKSRRLKQLKKLTPNPKPSPPPRKSKLLFISQTGTSKALARRLLDLLASSGLDFELVDAATYEPEDLPRETLVLIVASTWDDGRPPAAARFFTDWLAESSEDFRVGSMLLSQCRFSVFGVGSRAYGASFNAVGREVAKRMRSLGAAEILPLWEGDVDDGDIDEVFEAWSGKLMRFLRGGAAENGVALSNAGEAEWSDVSDDEEEEEDVVESGVVDLEDIAGKAPSRGTVAVAESKTNGTVNGKRDMVTPVIRASLQKQGYKIIGSHSGVKICRWTKSQLRGRGGCYKHSFYGIESHRCMEATPSLACANKCVFCWRHHTNPVGKSWQWKMDDPLEIVNTAIDLHGKMIKQMKGVPGVTLERLTEGLSPRHCALSLVGEPIMYPEINTLVDELHRRRISTFLVTNAQFPEKIRMLKPITQLYVSVDAATKESLKAIDRPLFGDFWERFMDSLKALKEKQQRTVYRLTLVKGWNTEEIEAYYNIFSIGNPDFVEIKGVTYCGTSATSKLTMENVPWHADVKAFSEALALRSNGEYEVACEHVHSCCVLLAKTKKFKINGQWFTWIDYEKFHDLVASGKPFDSKDYMAATPSWAVYGAVEGGFDPYQSRYRKERHHRSNQ, encoded by the exons ATGTCCACAACCTCATCCCGAGCACGGCTAGCACTCATAGCCCTCCTCTCCGCCACCACGTTCTACTGCTTCTACAAATCGCGCCGCCTCAAGCAGCTCAAAAAGCTCACCCCAAACCCTAAACCTAGTCCTCCGCCTCGCAAATCCAAGCTCCTCTTCATTTCCCAAACCGGAACCTCCAAAGCCCTAGCTCGCCGTCTCCTCGATCTCCTCGCCTCCAGCGGCCTCGACTTCGAGCTCGTGGACGCCGCCACCTACGAGCCGGAAGACCTCCCCAGGGAGACTCTAGTCCTCATCGTCGCCTCCACCTGGGACGATGGCCGGCCTCCGGCCGCCGCCAGATTCTTCACCGACTGGCTCGCGGAGAGCTCCGAGGACTTCCGAGTGGGGTCCATGCTGCTCTCGCAGTGCAGATTCTCCGTGTTCGGCGTCGGGAGCCGAGCATACGGCGCGTCGTTCAATGCGGTGGGGAGGGAGGTGGCGAAGAGGATGAGGTCCTTGGGCGCCGCCGAGATACTGCCGCTTTGGGAAGGTGACGTGGATGATGGAGATATTGATGAAGTGTTTGAGGCTTGGAGTGGTAAGCTGATGAGGTTTCTCAGAGGCGGCGCGGCCGAAAACGGTGTCGCTTTGAGTAATGCAGGTGAAGCTGAGTGGTCTGATGTGTctgatgatgaggaggaggaggaggatgtgGTTGAGTCTGGAGTTGTTGATCTTGAGGACATTGCAGGTAAAGCACCGTCGAGGGGGACGGTGGCGGTGGCTGAGAGCAAGACTAATGGGACAGTGAATGGTAAGAGAGATATGGTCACTCCGGTGATTCGTGCCAGCTTACAGAAGCAG GGGTATAAGATTATTGGTTCACATAGCGGTGTCAAAATTTGTAGATGGACAAAGTCACAGCTTAGAGGCCGAGGTGGTTGTTACAAACACTCGTTTTATGGCATAGAAAGTCATAG GTGCATGGAGGCCACTCCTAGTTTGGCATGCGCCAATAAATGCGTATTCTGTTGGAGACATCACACAAATCCTGTTGGAAAGAGTTGGCAGTGGAAGATGGACGATCCATTAGAGATTGTGAATACCGCCATAGACCTGCACGGTAAAATGATTAAGCAAATGAAAGGAGTTCCTG GAGTTACATTGGAGCGATTAACAGAGGGTCTCTCTCCCAGGCATTGTGCCTTATCACTTGTTGGTGAACCTATTATGTATCCAGAGATCAATACACTAGTAGATGAGCTGCATCGTAGGCGAATTTCTACATTTCTAGTCACAAATGCACAATTTCCTGAAAAGATTAGAATGCTGAAACCTATTACACAG CTATATGTAAGCGTGGATGCCGCAACTAAAGAGAGTTTGAAGGCAATTGACAGGCCACTTTTTGGAGATTTTTGGGAGCGATTCATG GATTCCTTGAAAGCTCTCAAGGAAAAACAGCAGCGAACTGTTTATCGATTAACTTTGGTGAAAGGGTGGAATACAGAAGAAATTGAGGCTTATTATAACATATTTAGCATTGGTAACCCTGATTTTGTTGAAATCAAAGGAGTTACATATTGTGGAAC GTCTGCTACTTCAAAGTTGACGATGGAGAATGTGCCCTGGCATGCTGATGTTAAAGCTTTTTCAGAGGCATTGGCTTTGAGAAGTAACGGTGAGTATGAGGTTGCGTGTGAGCATGTGCACTCGTGTTGTGTCCTCCTGGCAAAAACTAAAAAGTTCAAGATCAATGGGCAGTGGTTCACATGGATAGACTATGAAAAGTTTCATGATCTG GTGGCTTCTGGAAAACCATTCGACAGTAAGGATTACATGGCTGCAACGCCTTCATGGGCTGTTTATGGGGCAGTGGAAGGTGGATTTGATCCCTATCAATCTCGATATAGGAAGGAACGACATCACAGATCAAACCAGTGA